Proteins found in one Candidatus Neomarinimicrobiota bacterium genomic segment:
- a CDS encoding GTPase, which translates to MKQRKRVLIMGAAGRDFHNFNTYYRDNEMYEVVAFTATQIPDIDGRKYPAELAGHLYPDGIPIYDEADLEDLIYKHKIDIVNFAYSDISHENVMHKASRVNAAGADFVLLGGNKTMVESTKPVIAITAIRTGCGKSQTTRRVIKALHEMGKKVVSIRHPMPYGDLIKQSVQRFAELEDLEKHDCTIEEMEEYEPHIAMGSVIYAGVDYEKILREAEKEADVILWDGGNNDTSFYKADLTITVVDPHRPGHETTYYPGETNLRLADIVVINKIETANPEDVETVRQAVREINPHARIVDATSPIFVEDGNLIKGKRALVVEDGPTLTHGEMQYGAGMVAAEKYGASEAVDPRPFTVGTITKTFEKYPDIGILLPAMGYGEQQMKDLEKTIAKTECDVVIIGTPIDLRRVIKIKQPSVRVTYELQEIGEPTLKELLKDFIR; encoded by the coding sequence ATGAAACAACGAAAAAGAGTTTTGATTATGGGCGCAGCCGGACGGGATTTTCACAACTTCAATACCTATTACCGGGATAATGAGATGTATGAAGTGGTGGCCTTCACAGCGACTCAGATTCCCGATATCGACGGCAGGAAATATCCTGCGGAACTGGCGGGACACCTGTATCCCGACGGGATTCCCATTTATGATGAAGCCGATCTGGAAGATCTGATTTATAAACATAAAATTGATATTGTTAATTTTGCCTACAGTGATATATCTCATGAAAATGTTATGCACAAAGCATCCCGGGTGAATGCAGCCGGAGCGGATTTTGTCCTCCTGGGAGGCAATAAAACAATGGTTGAATCCACAAAACCGGTGATTGCCATTACAGCTATCCGAACCGGCTGTGGCAAGTCCCAAACAACCCGCCGGGTCATTAAAGCCCTGCATGAAATGGGGAAAAAAGTGGTTTCCATCCGCCATCCCATGCCCTATGGAGATCTGATCAAACAGTCCGTTCAGCGTTTTGCAGAATTGGAAGATCTTGAAAAACATGATTGCACGATTGAAGAGATGGAAGAGTATGAACCTCATATTGCCATGGGTAGTGTAATTTATGCCGGTGTGGATTATGAAAAAATCCTGAGGGAAGCGGAAAAAGAAGCGGATGTGATCCTCTGGGATGGCGGCAATAATGATACGTCTTTTTATAAGGCGGATCTGACAATTACCGTGGTGGATCCTCACAGACCGGGACATGAAACCACCTACTATCCGGGAGAAACAAATCTCCGTCTGGCGGATATTGTGGTAATCAATAAAATTGAAACCGCCAATCCTGAAGATGTGGAAACTGTCCGTCAGGCCGTTCGGGAGATTAATCCCCATGCCCGTATCGTAGATGCAACATCTCCCATTTTTGTGGAAGACGGTAATCTGATTAAAGGGAAACGGGCTTTGGTTGTAGAGGATGGCCCGACATTGACTCATGGTGAAATGCAGTATGGTGCCGGCATGGTGGCAGCTGAAAAGTACGGGGCTTCTGAAGCGGTGGATCCCCGTCCCTTTACAGTGGGAACCATTACCAAGACTTTTGAAAAATACCCGGACATCGGTATTCTTCTTCCGGCGATGGGATATGGTGAACAACAGATGAAGGATCTGGAAAAAACCATCGCCAAAACAGAATGCGATGTGGTAATCATCGGGACTCCCATTGATTTGCGCCGGGTTATCAAAATCAAACAGCCGTCCGTTCGGGTGACGTATGAGCTGCAGGAGATCGGCGAACCCACATTGAAAGAACTTCTCAAGGATTTTATCCGTTGA
- the lon gene encoding endopeptidase La — MPSTEKKRKSPDSSDQIKLLAIDGNVPFPNIIFPVVVREERHLQLIQDAVTSDRIVGVFARKNPDDLLDESNDLFKVGVACLILKMFQSSDGSMRVLFRGLHRISLDKIVKEEPYPVARVHSLVETTGNSLKTEALTRMIADLFQQILALSPVLPEEIQEIVFSIEDPSKLSDLVTSALNLKVSEKQQILEENRITERLTILVRLLKKELKLIELNAKIHDRVSSSLNQTQREYYLREQMKAIQNELGEDEESNPELSEIRHKMNSLPLSKEAREAAEKELDRLKLMHPSSSEYSVGRNYLDWLLGLPWGAKTDAMLELKKAAAILDADHYGLEDVKNRILEFLAVLSLNKEAKSPILCFVGPPGVGKTSLGQSIAKAMGRKFIRFSLGGMHDEAEIRGHRKTYIGAMPGRIIQYIRKIGVKNPLIMLDEVDKVGQDFRGDPSSALLEVLDPEQNFDFRDNYLEVSFDLSNVFFIATANQEFTIPDALLDRMEIIHLPGYITPEKIQIAKRFLVPRQVKSAGLTGSQIRFTAKAIENIIENYTMEAGVRKLEQYISQICRKVARKIAEEPGSSRVNISTRNLETYLGPPRVFKEEVPHRDMTGVAVGLAYTESGGDVLPVEATLMKGTGSQKMTGQLGDVMKESVSTAISFLRANADVYGIKTNRFLDYDIHLHFPAAAIPKDGPSAGVTITTAVLSVLLRKKIRHDIAMTGEISLRGRILPVGGVREKVTAARRAGIKQVILPAANKGDVVRVPEEVKNGMTFYYVTRYEEIESLVFHGEIRKAKNKKSK, encoded by the coding sequence ATGCCATCAACTGAAAAAAAACGCAAATCACCGGATAGTTCTGATCAAATAAAACTGTTGGCTATCGATGGGAATGTCCCCTTTCCCAATATCATTTTTCCTGTCGTTGTCCGGGAAGAACGTCATCTTCAACTGATTCAGGATGCTGTCACGTCAGACAGGATCGTGGGGGTTTTTGCCCGGAAAAATCCGGATGATTTACTGGATGAATCCAATGATCTTTTTAAAGTCGGTGTTGCATGCCTGATCTTGAAAATGTTTCAAAGCTCTGACGGCTCCATGAGGGTACTTTTCCGGGGACTCCATCGCATCAGTCTGGATAAAATTGTTAAAGAAGAACCCTATCCTGTTGCCCGGGTTCATTCCCTTGTGGAAACAACCGGTAATTCGCTGAAGACCGAAGCCCTCACCCGGATGATTGCAGACCTTTTTCAGCAAATACTTGCTCTTTCACCGGTGCTTCCGGAAGAAATTCAGGAAATTGTTTTTTCTATTGAGGATCCGTCCAAACTCAGTGATTTGGTCACTTCCGCTCTGAATCTGAAAGTCTCTGAAAAACAACAAATACTGGAAGAAAACCGCATCACCGAGCGTTTGACCATTCTGGTCAGACTGTTGAAAAAAGAGCTGAAACTGATAGAGCTGAACGCTAAAATTCATGACCGGGTCAGTTCTTCTCTGAATCAGACTCAGCGTGAGTACTATCTCCGTGAGCAAATGAAAGCCATTCAGAATGAATTGGGCGAAGATGAAGAATCCAATCCGGAATTGTCTGAAATCCGGCATAAGATGAATTCTCTGCCTCTCTCAAAGGAGGCCCGGGAAGCCGCAGAAAAAGAATTGGACCGGCTGAAACTTATGCATCCCTCCTCATCGGAATATTCCGTCGGGAGGAATTACCTGGATTGGTTGCTGGGACTTCCCTGGGGAGCAAAGACAGATGCCATGCTGGAACTGAAAAAAGCGGCAGCCATTCTGGATGCAGACCATTACGGCCTTGAAGATGTTAAAAACCGCATACTTGAATTTCTGGCTGTTCTCTCCTTAAATAAAGAGGCAAAAAGTCCCATCCTTTGTTTTGTAGGACCTCCCGGGGTTGGTAAAACCTCTCTGGGGCAATCCATTGCTAAGGCTATGGGGCGGAAATTCATCCGTTTCTCTCTGGGGGGGATGCACGATGAGGCTGAGATCCGCGGTCACCGAAAAACATATATTGGTGCCATGCCCGGGCGGATTATCCAGTATATCCGAAAAATCGGTGTAAAAAACCCTCTCATCATGCTGGATGAGGTGGATAAGGTGGGACAGGATTTCAGGGGGGATCCGTCCAGTGCACTGCTGGAAGTCCTGGATCCGGAACAGAATTTTGATTTCAGGGATAATTACCTGGAAGTCAGCTTCGATCTGTCCAACGTTTTTTTTATAGCAACTGCAAATCAGGAATTTACCATTCCTGATGCTCTGCTGGACAGAATGGAAATAATCCATCTTCCCGGCTATATTACGCCGGAAAAAATCCAGATTGCTAAACGGTTTCTGGTTCCAAGGCAGGTAAAAAGCGCCGGTCTGACAGGTTCTCAGATTCGTTTTACAGCTAAAGCTATAGAAAATATTATAGAAAATTATACGATGGAAGCGGGAGTCCGTAAACTGGAGCAGTACATCAGTCAGATATGCCGGAAAGTCGCCAGAAAAATTGCCGAAGAACCTGGTTCTTCGCGGGTAAACATATCCACCAGGAATCTGGAAACATATCTGGGGCCTCCCCGGGTTTTTAAGGAAGAAGTCCCTCACCGGGATATGACAGGAGTTGCCGTGGGGCTCGCATACACAGAATCCGGCGGGGATGTGTTACCGGTGGAAGCCACCCTGATGAAGGGAACAGGCAGTCAGAAGATGACGGGACAATTAGGGGATGTCATGAAAGAATCGGTCAGTACGGCGATTTCATTTCTCCGGGCCAATGCCGATGTGTATGGCATCAAAACAAACCGATTCCTGGATTATGACATACATCTCCACTTTCCTGCAGCGGCAATTCCCAAAGACGGTCCCTCAGCCGGTGTTACGATTACTACGGCTGTCTTGTCTGTTCTTCTTCGAAAAAAAATCCGTCATGATATCGCGATGACTGGTGAAATCTCTCTTCGGGGAAGAATTCTTCCGGTAGGAGGGGTCCGGGAAAAAGTGACGGCTGCCCGGCGGGCAGGCATCAAACAGGTGATTCTACCGGCTGCCAATAAGGGCGATGTTGTACGTGTTCCGGAAGAAGTGAAAAACGGTATGACCTTTTATTATGTAACCCGTTATGAAGAAATTGAGTCCCTGGTTTTTCACGGAGAGATCAGAAAAGCGAAAAATAAAAAGTCAAAATAA
- the dusB gene encoding tRNA dihydrouridine synthase DusB: MQSLLEKLNIGVPLFLAPMAGVTDMPFRQICRDFGAEVTYSEFVSSEGVIRNNRKTLRYMTFQASERPVGIQIFGHDPQVLANAAVFIEKNFKPDLIDLNFGCPVPKVVKKGGGSAVLKDLERLRDITSAVSSAVTVPVTVKIRSGWDDKHLIIPQIAPVLEESGIQLITLHPRTTLMRYKGRADWSLIRLLKQNTRLPVIGNGDIRTADDALRMMDETGCDGVMVGRGALGNPWLLRQIKAALSGKPVPENPSPTEKIDLMKKHFRDVVSFYGPDQGYKIFKSHLSWYTTGLPHGSGFRQKANMCRSANEMKVVIESFHTLLKELSEG; encoded by the coding sequence ATGCAATCTCTTTTAGAAAAACTCAATATCGGGGTCCCTCTGTTTCTTGCCCCCATGGCCGGTGTTACGGATATGCCTTTTCGTCAAATCTGCCGGGATTTCGGGGCTGAAGTGACGTATTCCGAATTTGTCAGCTCGGAGGGTGTCATCCGGAATAATCGGAAAACCCTTCGTTATATGACATTCCAAGCGAGTGAACGGCCTGTCGGCATTCAAATTTTCGGCCACGATCCACAGGTTCTGGCCAATGCGGCAGTTTTTATTGAAAAAAATTTTAAACCGGACTTGATCGATCTGAATTTTGGATGTCCCGTTCCCAAAGTGGTCAAAAAGGGGGGCGGCAGTGCTGTGTTAAAAGATTTGGAACGGCTTCGGGATATTACCTCGGCGGTCTCATCGGCAGTAACTGTGCCCGTGACGGTTAAAATCCGTTCCGGATGGGATGATAAACATCTGATTATTCCACAAATCGCTCCGGTTTTGGAAGAGAGTGGCATTCAACTCATAACCCTTCATCCCCGGACAACTCTCATGCGATATAAGGGCCGGGCGGATTGGTCTTTGATCCGGCTTCTGAAACAAAATACCCGGTTGCCGGTTATCGGAAACGGGGATATTCGTACTGCCGATGATGCCCTGAGAATGATGGATGAAACCGGATGCGACGGCGTGATGGTCGGCAGGGGAGCCTTGGGGAATCCCTGGCTGCTCAGACAAATTAAAGCTGCTCTAAGCGGGAAACCGGTCCCTGAAAATCCTTCCCCTACGGAGAAAATTGACCTTATGAAAAAACATTTCAGGGATGTGGTGAGCTTTTACGGACCTGATCAGGGCTATAAGATTTTTAAGTCCCATCTTTCATGGTATACCACGGGCCTTCCCCATGGCTCCGGTTTCAGGCAAAAAGCAAATATGTGCCGATCTGCAAATGAAATGAAGGTCGTTATAGAATCTTTTCATACTCTGTTGAAAGAGCTCTCTGAAGGCTAA
- a CDS encoding diguanylate cyclase, translating to MAEISENRLIWILNDQKDLIAFLRDDLSTETIKIKSFSPDHLRDIKKEMLHFPPDLMIICHHKLTDILPLANREKIPLIMLVPEHESSVLEAYNHFPVVKILEMSQPYQSIRPVVSEFFNDLRNHAKSKILFILPDETERKLFRNISRIYKYGATFAETYAGAEELLKTKPFDLVVVNADCQDEDSALLLSNIRSKDANLPVLALSAGNRRVMFHKLYDMGVNDFLHIPFDIDELTLKISGLLRTVLSMKAIKKLSEVDYLTQLLNRRSFYDQIMPYINLSRRQNLPFSIIMTDIDHFKRINDTFGHDTGDKILIESAKIMRNNLRNYDILARFGGEEFVIFISNVNEINAMYVAEKLRKGFKEGLNDCLDKPVTMSLGVSTWSGGEVDIDKLIQQADKALYVSKNSGRNRVTHFRNLL from the coding sequence ATGGCTGAAATCAGCGAAAATCGACTGATCTGGATTTTAAATGATCAGAAAGACCTGATTGCCTTTCTCAGGGATGATTTATCAACAGAGACAATCAAGATTAAAAGTTTTTCTCCTGATCATTTACGTGATATAAAAAAAGAAATGCTCCATTTTCCGCCAGATTTAATGATCATTTGTCATCATAAACTGACGGATATTCTCCCTTTGGCAAACCGGGAGAAAATACCTCTGATAATGCTGGTTCCGGAACATGAATCATCCGTCTTGGAAGCCTATAACCATTTTCCGGTTGTCAAAATTCTTGAAATGTCCCAACCATATCAGTCAATACGTCCCGTTGTTTCAGAGTTTTTTAACGACTTAAGAAATCATGCAAAGAGCAAGATTTTATTTATTCTTCCGGACGAAACAGAACGAAAATTATTCAGAAATATCAGCAGGATTTACAAATACGGGGCTACATTTGCAGAAACTTATGCAGGGGCTGAAGAGCTTCTGAAGACTAAACCCTTTGATCTTGTGGTTGTCAATGCGGACTGTCAGGATGAAGATTCAGCATTGCTTTTAAGCAACATTCGGAGCAAAGATGCCAATTTGCCTGTTTTGGCCCTGTCTGCCGGCAATAGACGGGTTATGTTTCACAAGCTGTATGACATGGGTGTGAATGATTTTCTCCACATCCCTTTTGACATCGATGAACTCACGCTAAAAATCTCAGGTCTGCTTAGAACTGTCCTTTCTATGAAAGCGATTAAAAAGTTATCCGAGGTGGATTACCTGACTCAGTTGCTCAACCGGCGGAGTTTCTACGATCAGATCATGCCTTATATCAACCTTTCACGGCGTCAGAATCTGCCCTTTTCCATCATTATGACAGATATTGATCATTTTAAGCGGATTAATGATACTTTCGGTCATGATACGGGCGATAAGATTTTAATTGAAAGTGCAAAAATTATGCGGAATAATCTTCGTAATTATGATATCCTGGCCCGATTTGGCGGTGAGGAGTTTGTCATTTTCATATCCAATGTGAATGAGATCAATGCGATGTATGTGGCTGAAAAGCTTCGAAAGGGTTTCAAAGAGGGGTTGAACGACTGTTTGGATAAACCGGTGACTATGAGTTTGGGTGTTTCAACATGGTCCGGCGGAGAAGTGGACATTGATAAGTTGATCCAGCAGGCTGATAAAGCCCTTTATGTTTCAAAAAACAGCGGCAGGAACCGTGTAACTCATTTCAGGAATCTTCTCTGA
- the rfaD gene encoding ADP-glyceromanno-heptose 6-epimerase produces MNYNGKKILITGGAGFIGSNLVKTITSRWPDAEICVLDAFVNGHFKNLIGYQGELIAGDLTDENILRQLKDRHFDVIFHQGAITDTTVSDQKKMIEVNTNSFSFLLDLASRNQASLVYASSAAVYGNSPSPNRVGKGEIPENVYGYSKYLMDEMTRLYLKKNPELQHSVTGLRYFNVYGPGEYYKGKMASMILQLALKMRRNIPPRLFKFGDQRRDFVFVDDIVQANLKAASAGFSGIFNVGSGVSRTFNEIVAILNEALGTDHYIEYFDNPYTFYQNNTCADIRETRDKLGYTPDYTLEKGIQKTVEWMQSAMKDADPIS; encoded by the coding sequence ATGAACTATAACGGAAAAAAGATACTGATTACAGGCGGTGCAGGATTCATTGGATCAAATCTCGTGAAAACAATCACCTCCCGGTGGCCTGATGCCGAAATCTGTGTTTTGGATGCTTTTGTGAATGGCCATTTCAAAAATCTGATCGGTTATCAGGGGGAATTAATTGCCGGGGATCTGACCGATGAGAATATTTTAAGGCAATTAAAAGACAGGCACTTTGATGTAATTTTTCATCAGGGAGCCATAACCGATACAACAGTGAGTGACCAGAAAAAAATGATAGAGGTGAATACAAACTCCTTTTCATTTCTTCTGGATCTTGCCTCCCGCAATCAGGCCTCCCTCGTCTATGCCTCAAGCGCTGCAGTTTATGGCAATTCCCCCTCACCCAACAGGGTGGGAAAAGGAGAAATTCCCGAAAATGTCTATGGCTATTCAAAATATCTGATGGATGAAATGACCCGCCTCTACCTTAAAAAGAATCCGGAACTTCAGCACAGTGTCACAGGACTTCGTTATTTCAATGTGTACGGCCCAGGGGAATATTATAAGGGCAAAATGGCTTCCATGATTTTACAACTTGCCCTGAAAATGCGAAGAAACATACCCCCCCGTCTTTTTAAATTCGGTGATCAACGACGGGATTTTGTATTTGTGGACGACATTGTCCAGGCAAATCTGAAAGCGGCTTCTGCAGGTTTTAGCGGGATTTTCAATGTCGGTTCTGGAGTTTCCAGGACCTTTAATGAAATTGTTGCAATTCTGAACGAAGCACTGGGAACAGATCACTATATAGAATATTTTGATAATCCATACACGTTTTACCAGAATAATACCTGTGCCGATATCCGTGAAACTCGTGATAAACTAGGCTACACTCCTGATTATACACTGGAAAAAGGGATACAAAAAACAGTAGAATGGATGCAATCTGCAATGAAGGATGCTGATCCCATAAGCTAA
- the murQ gene encoding N-acetylmuramic acid 6-phosphate etherase, translating into MAISDKHTEMQNLASMNIDEMDTGEILYLINKEDKSVPLAVEKAIPAIGEFADKVVESFRKKGKLFYIGAGTSGRLGVLDASEIPPTYSAPNSLVQGIMCGGLAALVTAVEGAEDEYDEGVKIVDERGLTEKDCLLGITTSGMASYVHGALKRAKEIGVTTGLLVCNEFDKPDYVDVLIKTIVGPEVITGSTRMKAGTATKLILNMISTSAMVLMHKTYGNLMVDLMTTNKKLWDRGARIVRHCTGIDYDKAMDLLTKAGGRVKATLVMASLNVSYEEAEKRLVKHDGSLRKTLDEEGITLNL; encoded by the coding sequence ATGGCCATCAGTGACAAACACACGGAAATGCAAAATCTGGCGAGTATGAATATTGATGAAATGGATACCGGTGAAATTCTTTATCTCATAAACAAAGAGGATAAATCTGTTCCCCTCGCTGTGGAAAAGGCAATTCCTGCAATCGGGGAATTTGCGGATAAAGTCGTTGAAAGTTTTCGAAAAAAGGGAAAGTTGTTCTATATCGGTGCCGGAACAAGCGGCCGCCTGGGTGTTTTGGATGCGTCAGAAATTCCCCCTACCTATTCAGCTCCCAATTCCCTGGTTCAGGGAATTATGTGTGGCGGACTCGCGGCGCTGGTCACAGCTGTTGAAGGGGCTGAAGATGAATATGACGAGGGTGTTAAAATTGTGGACGAGCGGGGGCTGACAGAAAAGGACTGTCTTCTGGGAATCACAACAAGCGGTATGGCCTCCTATGTCCATGGCGCCCTGAAACGTGCGAAGGAAATCGGAGTTACAACCGGACTCCTGGTTTGTAATGAATTTGATAAACCGGATTATGTGGATGTGCTTATAAAAACTATTGTGGGACCGGAAGTGATTACCGGTTCAACCCGTATGAAAGCAGGGACTGCCACAAAATTAATCCTGAATATGATTTCGACATCGGCGATGGTTCTCATGCATAAAACCTATGGGAATCTCATGGTGGATCTGATGACAACCAATAAAAAATTGTGGGACCGTGGGGCACGCATTGTGAGGCATTGTACCGGTATTGATTATGACAAAGCCATGGATCTTTTAACCAAAGCCGGTGGGCGGGTGAAAGCAACCCTGGTGATGGCTTCTTTGAATGTATCTTACGAAGAAGCCGAAAAACGTCTTGTAAAACATGACGGATCCCTTCGGAAAACACTGGATGAAGAAGGAATTACACTTAATTTATAG
- a CDS encoding DUF1343 domain-containing protein has translation MKRTAVFIFFLVILTGLLSCSSNRTRQTQTGLDILTQEGCTLLKGKNVGIVTNHTAYNRKGEHLSDIIHALEDVNLTAIFAPEHGFRGTAEAGEHITEGIDSQTGARIYSIYGSTRKPTPDMLQDVDILVFDIQDVGARFYTYISTMGNIMEAGAENGIPVIILDRPNPLGGWVEGPLLDIQWKSFVGMYPIPIRHGLTVGELAQMIKGEGWIHEAEALDLTVIAMKNWQPKMFWQETGLTWIDPSPNIGGMNQATLYPGLCLLEATNVSEGRGTDHAFEWIGADFIQGEELAEALKALNIEGLNIEPVSFTPVDLPGKATNPKFENVEIEGICLTVTDYEAFESVTFGITLLRTLNKLYPEAFEISRPEWANRLWGQESLNQAMKGELSFENLMMRVRQDVEDFLPLKEKYSLYR, from the coding sequence ATGAAAAGAACGGCTGTTTTTATATTTTTTCTTGTCATTTTGACAGGATTATTGAGTTGCAGTTCAAACAGGACCCGGCAAACCCAAACCGGCCTGGATATTTTAACTCAAGAGGGATGCACCCTGCTGAAGGGCAAAAATGTAGGTATAGTCACGAACCATACTGCGTATAACAGGAAGGGGGAACATTTATCAGATATCATCCATGCCCTGGAAGATGTAAACCTGACGGCGATTTTTGCACCGGAACATGGTTTTCGGGGGACTGCAGAAGCCGGAGAACACATTACCGAGGGGATTGATTCCCAAACGGGTGCGCGCATATACAGCATTTACGGATCCACCCGAAAACCAACGCCCGACATGTTGCAGGATGTGGACATTCTGGTCTTTGATATTCAGGATGTGGGTGCGCGGTTTTATACCTATATCTCAACGATGGGAAATATCATGGAAGCCGGGGCGGAAAACGGCATTCCTGTGATTATTCTTGATCGACCCAACCCCCTGGGAGGATGGGTGGAGGGCCCTCTTCTGGATATACAATGGAAATCCTTTGTGGGAATGTACCCCATTCCGATTCGTCATGGACTCACAGTGGGTGAGCTGGCTCAAATGATTAAAGGGGAAGGCTGGATCCATGAAGCCGAAGCCCTTGATTTGACGGTTATTGCCATGAAAAACTGGCAGCCGAAAATGTTCTGGCAGGAAACCGGACTGACATGGATCGACCCCTCACCCAATATCGGTGGAATGAATCAGGCCACATTGTATCCGGGGCTCTGTCTGCTTGAAGCCACCAATGTGTCTGAAGGGAGGGGGACAGATCATGCCTTTGAATGGATCGGTGCTGATTTTATTCAGGGTGAGGAACTGGCCGAAGCACTCAAGGCTTTGAACATTGAAGGACTGAACATCGAACCGGTTTCATTCACTCCTGTCGATCTGCCGGGTAAGGCCACAAATCCGAAATTTGAAAATGTGGAAATTGAAGGAATATGCCTTACGGTCACCGACTATGAAGCCTTTGAATCGGTAACTTTTGGCATAACCTTGCTGAGAACTCTGAATAAACTCTATCCGGAGGCATTTGAAATATCCCGACCCGAATGGGCAAACCGCCTTTGGGGACAGGAATCTCTAAACCAGGCTATGAAAGGCGAACTTTCCTTTGAAAACCTCATGATGCGTGTCCGCCAGGATGTGGAAGACTTTCTTCCCCTGAAAGAAAAGTATTCGCTTTATCGTTAA
- a CDS encoding GNAT family N-acetyltransferase: MKAQLDHQGITIVPVKTKRQLRKFIMFPWKIYKKDPNWVPPVISEQKKFFNKKKNPYFRHSEAQLFLAYRMRQVIGRISAHTNTRHNQFHHDRTGFIGFFECINSLRGAAALFNAAELWLKEKGCDRIWGPENFSVNHNVGLLIQGFNKPPVFEMTYNPKYYIRLFEGSGFTKIQDLYAWKANLEEKPPKKIQDVALLARTMPGLVVRKIDTKHVQKEAEKIISIYNQAWDKNWGAVPLTPEEAKKTIHDLLKIANPDYLWIAEINGQAVGTAICLPNVNEQLIHLNGRLLSPRTIRMMIRHKNKFESYRVFIMGVLEEFRHFGIDSLMYHMLYEQALKDGVKWAEMSWILESNTVMNHIIASLGAERYKTYRIYERKIVE; the protein is encoded by the coding sequence ATGAAAGCTCAACTTGATCATCAGGGCATTACTATTGTTCCTGTAAAAACAAAACGGCAATTGCGTAAATTCATCATGTTTCCCTGGAAAATTTACAAGAAGGATCCGAATTGGGTTCCGCCGGTCATTTCCGAGCAGAAAAAGTTCTTCAACAAAAAGAAAAATCCCTATTTCAGGCATTCTGAAGCCCAGTTGTTTTTGGCTTACCGGATGCGCCAGGTCATCGGGAGGATATCTGCACACACCAATACGCGCCATAATCAGTTTCATCATGACAGGACCGGTTTTATTGGTTTTTTTGAATGCATCAACAGCCTCCGGGGAGCAGCAGCCCTTTTCAATGCGGCAGAACTGTGGTTAAAAGAAAAGGGGTGCGACAGGATATGGGGACCTGAAAACTTTTCAGTTAATCACAATGTAGGATTACTGATTCAGGGATTTAACAAGCCGCCCGTATTTGAAATGACCTATAACCCAAAATATTATATTCGTTTATTTGAGGGATCGGGTTTTACAAAGATCCAGGATTTGTATGCCTGGAAAGCCAATCTTGAGGAAAAACCGCCGAAAAAAATTCAGGATGTGGCATTACTGGCCCGGACGATGCCGGGACTGGTTGTCAGGAAGATCGATACCAAACACGTCCAGAAAGAAGCGGAAAAGATTATATCCATTTACAATCAGGCATGGGATAAAAACTGGGGTGCCGTTCCACTGACTCCGGAAGAAGCCAAAAAAACCATTCATGACCTGTTGAAAATTGCCAATCCCGATTATTTATGGATTGCTGAAATCAACGGACAGGCTGTTGGAACAGCTATTTGCCTGCCAAACGTTAACGAGCAGCTGATTCATTTGAACGGCCGGCTTTTATCACCACGGACCATCCGGATGATGATCCGCCATAAAAACAAATTTGAATCGTATCGCGTATTTATCATGGGTGTACTGGAAGAGTTCAGACATTTTGGTATTGACAGTCTGATGTATCACATGCTATACGAACAGGCATTAAAAGACGGGGTAAAATGGGCGGAAATGTCCTGGATTCTCGAAAGCAATACAGTCATGAACCATATTATTGCGAGCCTGGGTGCTGAACGATATAAAACATACAGGATTTATGAAAGGAAGATTGTGGAATGA